The DNA window aattaggttagggttagggtttttaattaaattaggttagggttagagtttttaattaaattaggttagggttagggtttttaattaaattaggttaaggttagggttttaattaaattagggtagggttagggtttttaatcaaattaggtttagtgttagggtttttaattaaattaggttaaggttagggtttttaattaaattaggttaaggttagggttttaattaaattagggtagggttagggtttttaattaaattaggttagggttagggtttttaattaaattaggctagggtatgaaataaattacgatttttattacatcaaatagaacttctattttattatatcaaataatatcaaaataactcggGAAAATTTCCATGcgtattacatcaaataaacttctatttcattacatcaaataataaattttaatacgataatcaatgtctatgaccgagggattcggttccacatggcggcggtcgacggttacgcgctggattcctccttcctCTAGCTTCTGGCGGCGGTTGTTCTTCCTCCGGTGGTGATTGTTGTTCTTCCGGTTCGGCGTCTGGTTATCgaacttgggacgatgatccaccttcaaagaatagtgtatgtggaggtgtttgcatcatgaacggcGACGGTGTTTGAAAGCCATGCGTTGTTGGcaattggtaaaaaggagagctccccaACGCCCCCCTTGCGACCCCTCCTGCGCCGCTGCCCTAGTTATCGGTGGTCCGCTCggcataacaggaaatggagctgatccgggcatttggctccaacctgccataggattcggaaaaggatacatgtacgagttagggtacatataagggctagaaAACACACCTGGCATCATAGGGAAAGGCGATTGCGTCggtatcatctgttgaattgctacgtcaggtgactgcgtcggtgctctcgttggggcCGGTGATTGCATGCCCACTGATGATGCGTCGGGTGactgtctgggcctcgttgaggggctgccttcGAAGTCTTCtcgtcttggatttagaggcccgcgcctTCCCCTTCCGAGACGTAATTGCCGTTGCCTCTCCTCTGGTGTAAGTAAATACGGCttcccatggatcctaaaccatggcatgtattctggaacgcacgctaactccggaaTGATGATTTCttcccgagtaggtagatattcatgccgattttcccacattttCGTGTACTCTGACCAGTATCTAGGCCAATCcgtacctaatagccgaaggtcgattttgtggtgatcgtcaaacacctcagggtccgcaggaatcggttgtctacatccaaactgtcgtaggactctgtctgtctggtggggctccacggttgcatagttgatcaacaccactttcgcgtgccaagcgttcggattttgtaataactcttccgggattactgcccggattgccggatcctcgtatggtgtccattgaaactacatgaacatgatagaaatatcagttatatacataatactaaatactataTACCGGTCccactagcgaatgtatggaaatatctatttgcaataatacttacttctgcttctGACCATtgctccaatagaagccgtatatcttcaagttcagatggtaatccacgataacttgccagatggttccacctaattaaataaatttttagcatacttttattcttacaaaatctacataacaattccaaaatgtaatataaaatttacctcgttacgagtgggaatatatgtgggtggttcactcgaggacatagaaatggaaagcgaaaccgtgcccatgattgcagtagtgacaggcaacctccaatgtttgctctcctcggtcgcgtcgccccgcacatctcccgatataatgttgccaagatgGCAGatccccaactaaattcaccggctcctctaaaatcaacgagttttagcagccaccttagatgtacacggctccgtgacgtgtcgggcattagataacctccaattatttgaagaatgtatgatcaagcatatcggattctttcaatttcggttgaatttgcattcggatcggggaaggtggcacgtaaccagcccatctccacCTTACCCCCATCCATTTTATCCGGAACAGCGCCCAAAAGCTTGTAGCACACTGCCTCtcaattgctagattgggcagactcggtgactgggtgcccgtccatcggcaatcccaattgcagatggacatcttctagagtgatagtgcactcaccacatggaagatgaaatgtgtgtgtctcgggtctccacctctcgatcaacgcactgatcagtttcggctccaacttgcatccccggcctaccgtcgccacgtgccaaaaacccgcttcccgcaggtagttctctactaacggtgatggaggaccatgcatattccggatagtgcattccaatacccgatcttcagacttttataacaaataataaattaataattttctaaaaatacataaataaaaatatcttaaataatatttaaaatttaaattcaatacttaccattttcatttgctccaccgatatgtgattcctatcgagacgaatcaatgatccggccattgatgaaaatataaaaaaatttaaaattattttaaaaaaatataaaaaaatttgaaattatttaaaaaaatgaaattgaggggaaattgaaatttaatatggatttgagagatttttggaatgaaattgagaggattttggaaggaaattgagagttTAAGAGGATTTTGGAATgaaattgagaggattttggAATGAAATTAAGataggatttgtttgtgaaaaaaaggggtggggggttttatagttttttttgaccgttgggggggcaacggtcaaatttttgaccgttggggtaCTGTTCACGCGTGGGGGACATCACGTCCACGTCAGCaagtcgcgctgacgtggacgcgatgtcctgacgcgttccctgacatcgcgctgacgtggacgcgatttcctgaaaaatggaccattccggtaaataatcaaaaaatcggcccatttcagtaaattttgaaaaaaacggCTTTTTTAGGTAAATTGCCCTCAAATCCCATcatattgatattttttaaataaaaagacttaagtatcctcgaataatataacttattttaattatgaaatgatatttctataattttcttAATTGAGTTGGTGCATAGTTGACTCGAACACCAACTTAATTAggagcttaaataatagtatagatattttAGTCATGACCAAATTGTAGTAGTTAAATCCGTTTggtcaaattttgttattagtcctATACCATACCTAAAATCGTAGATTTGGTCAATGTTCTTCAATTAGGTAATTtattagttcttatattttttcgaatttcaaaattttaatcttgatGCGAACGATAGTCTTTAAATTTATAACGGGCTTTTTTGTGCATAATATGTGGAAATAAAAAGATGACATCACAACATATATGTGATATTATATGTTTGTcaagtcaaatttttaaaaaataacataactaaacttaatgaatttaataattattattaggtaaagactaaaattttaaaattattgaaaaggactaaattagaatataAGGCTAAATCCACACGTATAGTGTAGGGAGTAATGCGAAAGTTTAACCAATTAACAATGACATCCAATTTTACGAACTTTAAATAATCCACATTGGGTGAGTTAAACGGATCGGGCCAGCGTAGCTGATATTTCGGAGCTGTAGCAGGGAGAAAAAACCGCGTAGAGATATAAGGGACACATGGCAAGCAGAGAACTGGATGATGATGAATCAATAGATCCAACGGTCAAAATCAAAGGCACATCAACTCCCGAATCACTGATAGACTCCAGCATCATCGCACGATAGAAACCTCGCATCTTACAATATAGCGATTCCCTTTTATCAAACAaatattcaaaaaccctaatccAAAGAAAAAAGTTTAATTGAGTTATCGGATCATGGCCCTCTCTACTCGTATCCTCTCAAAATCTCGCcaggttttttttttgtgctCCAGATCCCCGTTTACGATTCCTTAATTTCTTTCTAttctatttattctatctttacaccatccttttattttttcattcgatCTTTATGATTCAAAATGTTGTTTTTCTGTTTTTAGTCTGTTCGAGCTTTGTTTGTTTAGTGGATCTGCTCAAACTTCACTAATCttactctttttttaaaaaaattcttagtaGTAGGATTAGTTAAGTGAAATAGAAACTTGAAGTTTAGATTAatgtttattattaattaaaaattggaTTTTTTAATCATTTCTGTCGAAATTCTTATTTGAAACTGGAATTTATATTCGTTTTTTCCTCAAAATTCTCCCAAGGCCTAACCATTTACGCCTCTTCTTTTTTGGGCAAAGCAAGCACAGGTGCAATCAAAGTGCTTTACTCGAGTACTTAAaattttggggatttttatttGTTCATCTACTATGTAAATTGTGAGAGTGATAtgcatatattattaataaaatagttGAGATTGAATATCTATTAATGCCAAATGTCTACAGGAATTTCAAATTCGCTTCTAAGTAGGCATCTAATTTATGAATTTGAGAAATATCATGAATATTCTGATTATGTGTTTTATCTTACAACTTACATTATTTTTTGAATCCAAGTTCCCAAACATTACCCTACTCTTTCACGAAAAAATGTTGaaatgattttctttcttttgtttttctttttttcttttcggaAAAGTGGCTTAGATGTAGTGACAAATATTAAGCAAGATAACAGCCACAATGGCTAAAAAAGTTATTATAGGATccgatatttaattatttattttctttgatgttATTAAATTCAGTATATCCTCTGAtgtcttttttttcccttttaaataATCTCATTGTTCTTTGTACAGCTTTGTGGTAGTCAATCTATTCTACAAAAGGAGAATACCATTCCTGTTCGTTTTTATGCCAAAGAGGCTGCTGCTCCCCTTGCTAATAAGGGAGATGGTGAGTGAACATCTAGATGCTTGCATTGCTTTCGACCTTAATTTGGATTTTTGACCTATACACTTCTAACCCATATTATGCTAATAGTAGCAATTTCATTATTACTTGTGTTTATGTGGACTATAGATTTGTATGCTTGGTGCATATCTATGGCTATGATTTGATGTTCTTAATGCTAGAGGATCTGATGTTTTTGATGCATATGGTAAATAAGATGGGTTAATGGGGTGAAGTCTTTTGATGCTTCTGTTATCTGTTGTTAATTGATAACTTTCTGACGAATTTCTTTGGCTTTAATAAAAAAGAGATATTGAAAAATATCTTTTTGGAGGTTAAGGCAAAATATGAGACGGCATTGGGAATATTTAGGAAGGAGAAGATCACCATTGACCCAGATGACCCTGCTGCTGTTTCTCAGTATGCAAAAGTTATGAAGACAGTTAGGCAGAAGTAAGGTTTTTTTTCCTTTGTCGTTGCTGACTTGTTCTTCCACTCCTCTGAACATTTGCACCTCTGTTTTTATCTCATGTATATTAAATTGTATGTTTGTACTTGGTAGAATTTTGGCAAGACAATAAGGTAGAAAGTAGAAACAGGGATCATGCATGGTTCTTTGATCCTGCCCTGAATGTTTAGGCTACAGTAGTGCTTCATCAATGCCCTACAAAGTGTGCTCAATATTTGCCAAAACCCTCTCCTgctccaaaaaaaaagaaaaaaaaaacccaacatgAACCACCTGAAGTGTATTCTCATAAAAGTGCCAGTAATGAGGAAAATGCGAGAACAAACTACTTAAATATACTCTAAGAGTAAGGGATTAAACCAAATGCTGTTGTTAAATTTAATTGTGTATATTGGTTTTagaaataacatcaaaataaccTTTTTGAAACTCTGTAATTGCTCCAGCTCTCACTGCCTGCCAtactttttatttacttttgggGAATTGTACCTTCACCAGTGGTTTGTTCTTTTTAGAGTGTTAGATTTTATGCCAATAAGAAGATTGTACAAGAAGACTGTATTTAGTTAATTGCTTTGAGAACTTATTGAGCTAATCTTAATGGGGTTCAAATTTTGCTGTTAAATGAGCATGCCAAATTGGTTTAAGATTGTTTTTCAATGGAGTAGCTAATTCCCTGCTTGGTTAATTTGCACTCTTATTGAAATTGGTTGTTGAAAAGAATCCTTTTAACCTTCTTAAGTTCTTCAAGTTATAATAAGATTTCACTACATAACTCCATAAGTTGAAACAATAGTACAAGAgagattaatttttaaatatgtggCCAATTGGCGTTACCCTACTACATTTGTTCTATTATTCTGATTCCTTGCCGTTTGTGATCTTGCCTCTTTAAAAAGGATGAAATAGTGTTTGTCTCTAAATGTGCATGCATTAACTGGTTTATAATGCGTTTGCCTCTAAATCTGCCCCTCATGCAGGGCTGACTTGTTTTCAGAATCTCAGCGCATCCAGTACACCATCCAAATACGAGCTCAGGACGTTCCAGATGCTCGAACATATTTATTGACCCTGAAGGATATAAGGATCAAGTATGCTACTCCCTACTTTGAGTTAGTTGTATATTGTTTTTAAATCCTTAATGTTGTGATGAATACCATAATTCATAGTTAATTTTGTTCCTTTTTTCGCTATGGTAGCATGTTTATGTGATTATGCGAAGAATAAGTATAGCTTTCACTTAAGGTTAAATTACTTGAGTCCTGTTTTGCAAGGGATTTCCCTTATAGAGTTGAATTGAGCTCGGATGTTGTCAGTAACAGCTGATGCTGactatttcatattttcttttcatgaACTCCCAAGTATTATTTTCAATGGCACTAGTGTCTACGCTTGCTCTATGATTAAAACagttattgtttattttatatcatttttttaccTTCTGCAGGAGAGGACTCACTGATGACCTTGGTGCTGAGGCTATGATGATGAATGCTTTGGATAAAGTCGAAAAAGAAATCAAGAAGCCTCTTATGAGGAATGACAAGCAATCAATGGCTCTTCTTACAGCAGAGTTTGACAAGATCAATAAAAAGTAATCGTTTGTCTCAATAACTAATTATGCCTTAATTCTTTTAAACATTGACTAGGATTTCTGAATTTACAAATGTTTTTGGACTCAGAACTAGTGGGATTCTTTATGAATTTCCAACAATGGGCTCATTCTGTACAATTATGAATTCTTGATCCATTTTTTTAATGCATGATTTTACATTCTAGTCCAATTTCACAGAATGGCTGGTTACAATATGTGGTTATGAGCTTTGTAGAGCTTTAAAATTGCTTttggcccttaagcaaagtggagagttatgttttgatagtttaTTCTGAGCTTCTGAGAAATTTTACATTTATGCTTTTGCTTCTTTCCCTAAAGGAATGTAGAGTTTTGTTTGTCTTTTATGTCTGATTGCGTGTCTTAACAGGCTTGGAATCCGGAAGGAAGATCTGCCCAAGTATGAAGAACAGTTAGAACTAAAAATTGCCAACGCACAATTGGAGGAGCTGAAGAAGGATGCTTTTGAAGCAATGGAAACACAAAAGAAGCGGTACGTTAAAGATCTTTTGTTTTACAATGAtgaatttctctcttttttcacaCTACATTTCTTATGTAGTGGCCCTGGGACTTCATTAATTATGCGGTTGGATGGAATGGGTTAGCTGCTAGGAAAGTAATTGCTTTTTTTCTTGTCTACACTTGCACATAGACATGGGTCCAAATTACTCATAATACTCTTGTAAACCTTTCAAGCTATCTTCTCTGTTTAGGTTAATTTGAGAGATACGCATGCAGCTAGGAGACATTTACAATTTACTGTTACGTATGGAAGAAGCATGATAGTTTCTgtaacataaaaaaaagaaattaaaaaaatgtacttattatttttttctgaatcaTACATCTAACACAGTTTAGTCAACCAAACCACTGTCTGGTATTTGCTGCCAAATGGATGAATGATTTGTTTGTATCATTGTATGCAATGTATGGCATAATTGATGAAATGCTTTATTTTCCCCTTATAATAACTTTTTATGTTCAGGGAGGAATTCAAGGATGAGGCAATGCCTGATGTGAAGTCATTGGACATACGAAACTTCCTATAATTCTCTAATTCACTTTCGGTTTTCCAGTGACTTTGGAGGTCAACTTTCTGAATTGGGGACTTCCTTTGTCATTTTTtgctataataaaaaaaaaagaaaagcaactGGTCAGTTGAAAATGCAAAAATATTATCTCATCTTGCATGAGTTATAATTCAAGCAGGATTAGTAGTGGGAATCTTTTTTGTTCATGCACTTGCTATAGAGTTCCCATTTCATTGAGCTGATATTATGAATGAAATTTGGGTTTTAATCGCTGTAAAGGGTCAGATTTTTGCTTGAACTGTTTACTTTCAATCTGAATGCTGCCAGCCGCCCTGTTGCAGCCGTGCACTGTAAAATTAAACCCCACCTAGGGGCAGGATTTGTGAAGTCGATCGTAGGGTACAGTACTCCGAAAGTTAGTTGCATCAACATATTTACTGGACTAATCTAATTTCAAGGTTAATAAGTTTCAAACTGACCTCATACCAGGTAACACAATTTACTTATTAGAAAACAAACTAAAAGTCGAAAGACTCCTCGAACGTTGTCTAGTGCAATAATCTATTTATTCAGTGCTCTCCATGCATTGCATGCGTAAAGCCCGGTGGTGCTTATTAGGCAGCGTAATATGTGATCTTAAAGGATGTAGAAGGGTGGCTTTGTTCGATTGATCGGGCAGGAGGTCGGGGGATTCCAGAAAGAGCTCACTAAAATAAGCTTCTCATGTGGTTGGAAAAATATGAACCGCTGATTTGAACCgttaaaaaaacaatttacaatttaaaataagCTGTTTAAAGGGTtaacctattttttttaaaaaataattaattggttGTACATGAATTAGTCACTTACAAATTGGAAGAATACTTGAAAACATTAAAGAAATTGAAGAGTACTTTAAAACATTAAAGAATCTTAGGAAATTAACTCATTTGTAATACAGGAACAATTTTTAAAATCCGAAATAGTTACTTAAAACATGAAAGGAAAGggttttttagaaaataaattcgtAAAACATTAAATGATTTTAAGAAATTAAGCAATTCGTAATATATGAAATAAGTTTCTTAAAATATGAAAGAATTATAAGGAATTAAGTAATTCAAAATACATGACAGAAtcgtttaaaatatgaaaaaattctaAGAAAGATTTGTAATACATGAATGAAAGAGTTGCTTAAAACATGAAATGTTttcaagaaattaaataatatgtaacgaaaataattacttaaaacacgattttttttaaaacatgagAATCCTCTAAAAATTATGTAATTCGTAGTATATAAAACACTTAggaattacataaaatatgaaaacattcTAGGTAACTACTAAAATTAACATGGAGCATGTTAAAAGACTTTTGATCTCACCATAACCTCACACTAAGGAGCTCATAGTGGAAATccaaatggaaaaaaaaggatACATAAAAAATTGAACTAGATATGTTTTTACTTGAgta is part of the Gossypium hirsutum isolate 1008001.06 chromosome D11, Gossypium_hirsutum_v2.1, whole genome shotgun sequence genome and encodes:
- the LOC107922592 gene encoding probable ATP synthase 24 kDa subunit, mitochondrial; translation: MALSTRILSKSRQLCGSQSILQKENTIPVRFYAKEAAAPLANKGDEILKNIFLEVKAKYETALGIFRKEKITIDPDDPAAVSQYAKVMKTVRQKADLFSESQRIQYTIQIRAQDVPDARTYLLTLKDIRIKRGLTDDLGAEAMMMNALDKVEKEIKKPLMRNDKQSMALLTAEFDKINKKLGIRKEDLPKYEEQLELKIANAQLEELKKDAFEAMETQKKREEFKDEAMPDVKSLDIRNFL